The following are from one region of the Actinoplanes sp. L3-i22 genome:
- a CDS encoding class I SAM-dependent methyltransferase has translation MALIAYDRADAAAFQATRHLGGDALAAWRDAITRHLDPRPGMRLLDLGCGTGSWTAAFRAWWPGTGVVAVEPSAAMRERAVAGPILAGHAADLPVADASVDAVWLSTVIHHVADLPAAAREIRRVLRPGAPVLIRSVFPGRHEGITLCRFWPETITALNTAYPSVAAIEEAFGCPAAALEPVPQVSAPSLAEAAAGLRREAHTLLRLISDEAWAAGLERLHAAAAQETGPQVDTLDLLVLRP, from the coding sequence ATGGCGCTCATCGCATACGACCGGGCCGACGCCGCCGCGTTCCAGGCCACCCGTCATCTCGGCGGCGACGCCCTCGCCGCCTGGCGTGACGCGATCACCCGGCACCTCGATCCACGGCCCGGGATGCGGCTGCTCGACCTGGGCTGCGGCACCGGGAGCTGGACGGCCGCGTTCCGCGCGTGGTGGCCCGGCACCGGGGTGGTGGCGGTCGAGCCGTCCGCGGCGATGCGGGAGCGGGCCGTCGCCGGCCCGATCCTGGCCGGGCACGCCGCGGATCTTCCGGTCGCGGACGCCAGTGTGGACGCGGTGTGGCTGTCCACGGTCATCCACCACGTCGCGGATCTGCCGGCCGCCGCCCGGGAGATCCGCCGGGTGCTGCGGCCGGGGGCGCCGGTCCTGATCCGGTCGGTGTTCCCGGGCCGGCACGAGGGGATCACGCTGTGCCGGTTCTGGCCGGAAACGATCACCGCGTTGAATACCGCGTATCCGAGTGTCGCGGCGATCGAGGAGGCGTTCGGGTGTCCGGCCGCGGCGCTGGAGCCGGTCCCGCAGGTGTCCGCGCCGTCGCTGGCCGAGGCGGCCGCCGGGCTGCGCCGGGAGGCGCACACGCTGCTGCGGCTGATCAGCGACGAGGCGTGGGCGGCCGGGCTCGAACGGTTGCACGCCGCGGCGGCCCAGGAGACCGGGCCGCAGGTGGACACGCTCGACCTGCTGGTGCTGCGCCCGTGA
- a CDS encoding dienelactone hydrolase family protein, whose protein sequence is MREELFAVGDVPVALWAPETPDENRPVILLGHGGGFHKTAPEMVALATRLVAEGGFTVVCPDVPGHGDRPVDEELNRIATANQTRIEAGADIATILAEFHALVALTTVREWRSVLDFVGARRAGYRGVSLGCGLGVPFVAAEPRVRAAVLGLGSGLASREAAAAITAPVEFLLQWDDERVPREHALALFDAFGSAGKTLHANPGKHGDLPDHEIDSTIRFFRRHL, encoded by the coding sequence ATGCGTGAAGAACTCTTTGCCGTCGGTGACGTCCCCGTCGCGCTGTGGGCGCCGGAGACCCCCGACGAGAACCGTCCGGTGATCCTGCTCGGTCACGGCGGCGGCTTCCACAAGACCGCCCCGGAGATGGTCGCCCTGGCCACCCGGCTGGTCGCCGAGGGCGGCTTCACCGTCGTCTGCCCGGACGTGCCGGGGCACGGGGACCGCCCGGTCGACGAGGAACTGAACCGGATCGCCACCGCGAACCAGACGCGGATCGAGGCGGGCGCGGACATCGCCACGATTCTCGCGGAGTTCCATGCCCTGGTCGCGCTCACGACCGTACGGGAATGGCGGTCTGTTCTTGATTTTGTCGGCGCGCGGCGCGCCGGTTATCGGGGTGTGTCGCTGGGCTGTGGCCTGGGGGTGCCGTTCGTCGCCGCGGAGCCGCGGGTGCGGGCGGCCGTGCTCGGTCTCGGCAGCGGCCTGGCGTCGCGGGAGGCGGCCGCGGCGATCACCGCGCCGGTCGAGTTCCTGCTCCAGTGGGACGACGAGCGGGTGCCGCGCGAGCACGCGCTGGCGCTGTTCGACGCGTTCGGGTCGGCCGGGAAAACCTTGCACGCCAACCCCGGCAAGCACGGTGACCTGCCGGATCACGAGATCGACAGTACGATCCGGTTCTTCCGCCGGCACCTGTAG
- a CDS encoding maleylpyruvate isomerase family mycothiol-dependent enzyme: MDWLTPDRYLDAMPEETARLAAAVTGRDPDEKVPSCPEWTVRDLVTHVGTGHRLSAAVVRAQAAAPAPYTLIAAPDDPREWAGWLTDGAAGLTTAVRERGFDAPLWSWVPQHQSAGFWVRRMLHDLIIHRFDVQPGGDLDQDLAVDGVSDILLCFATISARPDSPMAALRGTGQTLRFGDGEHDWHVTLTPGGAVWRDGPGPADVTYRAPARELLLVLNRRLPPGESTGDRALLARWVANTRF; encoded by the coding sequence ATGGACTGGCTGACCCCCGACCGCTACCTGGACGCCATGCCGGAGGAGACCGCACGGCTCGCCGCCGCGGTGACCGGGCGGGATCCGGACGAGAAAGTGCCGAGCTGCCCGGAGTGGACGGTGCGGGACCTGGTCACGCACGTCGGCACCGGGCACCGGCTGTCCGCCGCGGTGGTGCGGGCGCAGGCCGCCGCGCCGGCGCCGTACACGCTGATCGCCGCGCCGGACGACCCGCGGGAGTGGGCCGGCTGGCTGACCGACGGGGCGGCCGGGCTGACCACCGCGGTCCGCGAGCGCGGCTTCGACGCCCCGCTCTGGTCCTGGGTGCCGCAGCACCAGAGCGCCGGTTTCTGGGTGCGCCGGATGCTGCACGACCTGATCATCCACCGGTTCGACGTCCAGCCCGGCGGCGACCTGGACCAGGATCTGGCCGTCGACGGGGTCAGTGACATCCTGCTGTGCTTCGCCACGATCAGCGCCCGCCCGGACTCGCCGATGGCCGCGCTGCGCGGGACCGGCCAGACGCTGCGGTTCGGCGACGGCGAGCACGACTGGCACGTCACGCTCACCCCGGGTGGCGCGGTCTGGCGCGACGGCCCCGGACCGGCCGACGTCACCTACCGCGCGCCCGCCCGGGAACTGCTGCTGGTGCTGAACCGGCGGCTGCCGCCCGGCGAGTCCACCGGGGACCGGGCACTGCTGGCCCGGTGGGTGGCCAACACCCGGTTCTGA
- a CDS encoding GNAT family N-acetyltransferase, with amino-acid sequence MTPELTTERLRLRQWHAGDLDTWAAMNADPQVREFWPELLTREQAAASLEHFRGELADRGWGWWAVEVAATGEFIGMAGLDPVDDEAPVSGVEAGWRLARSAWGHGYATEAARAVLDHGFQVLRLPEILAISVAGNENSRALMDRLGMTHDPAEDFEDLDMPPGPLRHSVVYRLAAGAWR; translated from the coding sequence ATGACACCTGAACTGACCACCGAGCGGCTGCGGCTGCGGCAGTGGCACGCCGGCGATCTGGACACCTGGGCGGCGATGAACGCCGACCCGCAGGTCCGCGAGTTCTGGCCGGAGCTGCTCACCCGGGAGCAGGCCGCCGCAAGCCTGGAGCACTTCCGCGGCGAGCTGGCCGACCGCGGCTGGGGCTGGTGGGCGGTCGAGGTGGCCGCGACCGGCGAGTTCATCGGCATGGCCGGCCTCGACCCGGTCGACGACGAGGCCCCGGTCAGCGGCGTCGAAGCCGGCTGGCGGCTCGCCCGCAGCGCGTGGGGCCACGGGTATGCCACCGAGGCCGCCCGCGCCGTGCTGGACCACGGGTTCCAGGTTCTGCGGCTGCCGGAGATCCTGGCGATCTCGGTGGCCGGCAACGAGAATTCCCGGGCCCTGATGGACCGGCTCGGCATGACCCACGATCCGGCCGAGGACTTCGAGGACCTGGACATGCCGCCCGGCCCGTTGCGGCACAGCGTCGTCTACCGTCTGGCGGCCGGCGCCTGGCGGTGA
- a CDS encoding HEAT repeat domain-containing protein, with the protein MDDIVARIRSKLAAACTEPVPRPRTFVRAPGGQRLGTPLSEERVVAYEARHGIRLPHGYRRFLREIGNGGIGPDYGLLPLTRWSAHDIPTANHQLGRAFALEPTDSIAADWARLRAVQSNSYAGTHTVVHRGCMEMTLLVISGPARGRLLDANLEDLAAPPVFHPQPNFLTWYEHWLDTLPEGELVPDFRHQRRGSSEDLADVLTTSASPGERQAAAYTLGGRQPLTDRARDALARALADDPDRGVRMDAARTLAELDSGAAPVLASALKDPDHWVRRRALVHLLQVSNDENTHGPAARELLQDENPYVRMAAADLLDRAGWMSRPSERQ; encoded by the coding sequence ATGGACGACATCGTCGCCCGTATCCGATCCAAACTGGCCGCTGCCTGCACGGAACCTGTTCCTCGCCCGCGGACCTTCGTGCGGGCGCCCGGCGGTCAACGCTTGGGCACTCCGCTCAGCGAAGAACGAGTGGTTGCCTACGAGGCAAGACATGGCATCCGCCTTCCCCATGGCTATCGCAGGTTCCTGCGTGAAATCGGCAACGGGGGTATTGGGCCCGACTACGGGCTGCTCCCGTTGACGCGTTGGTCCGCCCACGACATCCCCACCGCCAATCATCAGCTTGGGCGTGCCTTCGCACTGGAACCAACCGACTCCATCGCCGCTGATTGGGCACGGCTGCGCGCCGTGCAGAGCAACTCGTATGCAGGCACCCACACCGTTGTCCATCGCGGTTGCATGGAGATGACGCTGCTGGTCATCTCAGGACCCGCCCGAGGCCGCCTCCTCGACGCCAACCTCGAAGATCTTGCCGCGCCTCCGGTATTCCACCCCCAACCAAACTTCCTGACCTGGTACGAGCATTGGCTCGACACACTGCCGGAGGGTGAACTCGTCCCCGACTTTCGCCACCAGAGACGCGGCAGCTCCGAGGATCTCGCCGATGTCCTGACCACCTCCGCCTCCCCTGGCGAACGCCAGGCCGCCGCCTACACCCTGGGCGGACGTCAGCCCCTCACCGATCGTGCTCGGGACGCGTTGGCCCGCGCCCTGGCAGACGACCCCGATCGGGGAGTACGGATGGATGCGGCACGGACCCTGGCCGAACTCGACAGCGGGGCTGCCCCGGTGCTGGCATCGGCTCTCAAGGATCCGGATCACTGGGTTCGACGCCGAGCCCTCGTCCACCTGCTCCAGGTCAGCAACGATGAGAACACTCACGGGCCGGCAGCTCGCGAACTTCTGCAGGACGAGAACCCCTACGTTCGGATGGCGGCAGCGGACCTTCTCGACCGTGCTGGATGGATGTCCCGCCCGAGCGAGCGCCAATGA
- a CDS encoding tyrosine-type recombinase/integrase, producing MTVEPGFEPTRTWMPPSQAGRLPVPAGGDDGALTARVTRIAALVARMPGLPADDGNRYSPRRLTVAWLLEAESVHTETAHGRDLGVFLDWCDRERLDPLTARPTDLSQFRVFRELATAAGRPAAASTVARALASISSWYTHLIANSDDVVATNPAAAVKRPAVNRHTSTTAGLTLDEVDLLLAAADAQASARAAAATRTATGRAHHLAALRDRALLRLLADLGLRISEALDRDLVDLSHNAGHRTLRFVGKGGVHRERPMPAHTLQALDEYLAARAAAAGTSVEALSGPLFATTGGRLAEPNIFMTIRRLAAKAGIASAGRLSPHSLRHAFATSAREAGIALEDVQDAMGHADPRTTRRYDRDRHNLDRDPAFILGTRRASRRS from the coding sequence ATGACCGTCGAACCCGGATTCGAGCCGACGCGAACCTGGATGCCGCCGAGTCAGGCCGGGCGGCTCCCGGTGCCCGCCGGAGGCGACGACGGTGCGCTGACCGCGCGCGTCACCCGGATCGCCGCTCTGGTCGCGCGGATGCCGGGGCTGCCCGCCGACGACGGGAACCGGTACAGTCCGCGCCGCCTCACCGTCGCCTGGCTCCTGGAGGCCGAGTCCGTGCACACCGAGACCGCGCACGGCCGCGACCTCGGCGTCTTCCTCGACTGGTGCGATCGGGAACGCCTCGACCCGCTCACCGCCCGGCCCACCGACCTGAGCCAGTTCCGGGTCTTCCGGGAGCTGGCCACCGCGGCGGGCCGGCCGGCCGCGGCCAGCACCGTCGCCCGCGCCCTCGCCTCGATCTCCAGCTGGTACACGCATCTGATCGCCAACAGCGACGACGTCGTGGCCACCAACCCGGCCGCCGCCGTCAAGCGGCCCGCGGTCAACCGGCACACCTCCACCACCGCCGGGCTCACCCTTGACGAGGTCGACCTGCTGCTCGCCGCCGCCGACGCCCAGGCTTCCGCGCGGGCCGCCGCCGCGACCCGGACCGCGACCGGCCGCGCCCATCACCTGGCGGCGCTGCGCGACCGGGCCCTGCTGCGGCTGCTGGCCGACCTCGGCCTGCGCATCAGCGAAGCCCTCGACCGCGACCTGGTCGACCTGAGCCACAACGCCGGGCACCGCACCCTGCGCTTCGTCGGCAAGGGCGGGGTGCACCGGGAACGCCCGATGCCCGCGCACACCCTGCAGGCCCTCGACGAATACCTGGCCGCCCGGGCCGCCGCGGCCGGCACGAGCGTCGAGGCGCTGTCCGGGCCGCTGTTCGCCACCACCGGCGGCCGGCTCGCCGAACCCAACATCTTCATGACGATCCGCCGGCTCGCCGCCAAGGCCGGGATCGCCTCGGCGGGCCGGTTGTCGCCGCACTCCCTGCGGCACGCGTTCGCCACCAGCGCCCGCGAGGCAGGCATCGCCCTGGAGGACGTCCAGGACGCGATGGGCCACGCCGACCCGCGCACCACCCGCCGCTACGACCGCGACCGGCACAACCTCGACCGCGACCCAGCCTTCATCCTCGGCACCCGCCGCGCCAGCCGCCGCTCCTGA
- a CDS encoding endonuclease VII domain-containing protein, which translates to MREQHRKWRARIGPEKIRAANLWKKYRITPEQYDALREAQDYRCKICGTHEDDITAVLSGRPRLDGQQTAEPARLVVDHCHSGRRVRGLLCNHCNAMIGQSRDQPAILRAGAAYLEGAVRCIPYASRRG; encoded by the coding sequence GTGCGCGAACAGCATCGGAAGTGGCGGGCACGCATCGGTCCGGAGAAGATCCGCGCCGCGAACCTCTGGAAGAAGTACCGGATCACTCCGGAGCAGTACGACGCGCTGCGCGAGGCCCAGGACTACCGGTGCAAGATCTGCGGCACACATGAGGACGACATCACGGCAGTCCTCAGCGGCCGCCCCCGACTCGACGGACAGCAGACCGCGGAACCGGCGCGGCTCGTCGTGGACCACTGCCACTCGGGTCGCCGGGTGCGGGGCCTGTTGTGCAACCACTGCAACGCGATGATCGGCCAGTCCCGCGACCAGCCGGCAATTCTGCGCGCCGGCGCCGCATACCTGGAGGGCGCCGTCCGGTGCATCCCCTACGCGAGCCGGCGAGGGTGA
- a CDS encoding aldo/keto reductase, protein MDYTTLGRSGLRVSRVCLGTMNFGSDPQAPTPEPEARRIIDGFLDAGHNFIDTADTYRGGTSEEVVGRAIAHRRDDVVLATKGAAPQGDGPNNRGLSRAHLTRALEASLRRLGTDYIDLYQCHVPDPDTPIDETMATLDGFVRSGKVRYLGCSNFTAAGIVSAQWAAQRAGAVPFVSLQANYSLIMRAIEAEIVPTCRQHGLGVLAYSPLGSGLLAGRYQRGAAPAEGSRLAQWAAMPSPMARAFVNGLLAERHFDIADEVATVAAELRTTAPAIALSWINSRPEITSLIIGPRSADQLTATLAALAFNLSDSVAARLTAVSQRTVPPPVTGQHHAA, encoded by the coding sequence ATGGATTACACGACACTGGGCCGATCCGGCCTCCGCGTGTCCCGGGTCTGCCTGGGCACGATGAACTTCGGCAGCGACCCGCAAGCCCCCACCCCGGAACCCGAGGCCCGGCGCATCATCGACGGGTTCCTCGACGCCGGTCACAACTTCATCGACACCGCCGACACCTACCGGGGCGGCACCAGCGAAGAAGTCGTGGGCCGCGCCATCGCGCACCGCCGTGACGACGTCGTCCTGGCCACCAAAGGGGCAGCGCCGCAGGGCGACGGCCCCAACAACCGAGGACTGTCCCGCGCACACCTGACCCGCGCCCTGGAGGCGAGCCTGCGCCGGCTCGGCACCGACTACATCGACCTGTACCAGTGCCATGTCCCGGACCCGGACACCCCGATCGACGAGACCATGGCGACGCTCGACGGTTTTGTCCGCTCCGGCAAAGTCCGGTACCTGGGCTGCTCGAACTTCACCGCCGCCGGCATCGTCAGCGCCCAGTGGGCCGCGCAACGTGCCGGCGCCGTGCCCTTCGTCAGCCTGCAGGCCAACTACTCCCTGATCATGCGCGCCATCGAGGCCGAGATCGTCCCCACCTGCCGGCAACACGGGCTCGGCGTACTCGCCTACAGTCCGCTCGGCAGCGGCCTGCTCGCCGGGCGATACCAGCGCGGCGCCGCGCCCGCCGAGGGGTCGAGGCTCGCCCAGTGGGCTGCCATGCCCAGCCCGATGGCCCGCGCCTTCGTCAACGGCCTGCTCGCCGAACGCCACTTCGACATCGCCGACGAGGTAGCCACCGTCGCCGCCGAACTGAGGACGACCGCGCCGGCCATCGCACTGTCCTGGATCAACAGCCGCCCCGAGATCACCTCGCTGATCATCGGCCCACGCTCAGCCGATCAACTGACCGCAACCCTCGCCGCCCTGGCGTTCAACCTCTCCGACTCCGTGGCCGCCCGCTTGACCGCCGTCAGCCAACGCACCGTGCCCCCTCCGGTCACCGGCCAGCACCACGCCGCTTGA
- a CDS encoding TetR/AcrR family transcriptional regulator codes for MAAEVVLGEQGPAARMDEIARRAGVGVGTVYRHFATKEALYAAIVSTRVDLLLQEAARLRASAEPQTAFFTFFTQIVSDAARKKALTDALQGAGVDLKAEQTGQRTRMRDALADLLDGAQRVGAVRPDIGLPEILALLRGASMAAETGEYSGPVLDRAVAVLFDGLRPAAASGEGR; via the coding sequence GTGGCTGCCGAGGTAGTGCTCGGCGAACAGGGGCCGGCGGCCCGCATGGACGAGATCGCCCGGCGCGCCGGGGTCGGGGTCGGCACCGTGTACCGGCACTTCGCCACCAAGGAGGCCCTGTATGCGGCGATCGTCTCGACCCGTGTCGACCTGCTTCTGCAGGAGGCGGCCCGATTGCGGGCGTCCGCGGAGCCGCAGACCGCGTTCTTCACCTTCTTCACGCAGATCGTCTCGGACGCGGCACGGAAGAAGGCGCTGACCGACGCGTTGCAGGGTGCCGGAGTGGACCTCAAGGCGGAGCAGACCGGCCAGCGGACACGGATGCGCGATGCGCTGGCGGATCTGCTGGACGGTGCCCAGCGGGTAGGCGCCGTCCGGCCCGACATCGGGCTGCCCGAGATTCTCGCGCTGCTGCGTGGGGCCAGCATGGCTGCGGAGACCGGCGAGTACTCCGGGCCGGTGCTCGACCGCGCGGTGGCCGTCCTGTTCGACGGTTTGCGGCCGGCGGCTGCTTCGGGTGAGGGTCGATGA
- a CDS encoding GNAT family N-acetyltransferase: MTGQPGHVRRGGVADAAALGGLRGIKTEDLAAYGDWVAAHAQTHLPFVAEVDGSVVGAAWLHVAERVPGNGVLDRRYGDVQSVEVREEFRGRGIGGALIAAILAEARARDLLHVTVHSGRRSVDFYLRAGFSQHRQLLLWKP, translated from the coding sequence ATGACCGGTCAGCCTGGCCACGTTCGCCGGGGTGGCGTCGCGGACGCGGCGGCTCTTGGTGGGCTGCGGGGGATCAAAACCGAGGACCTTGCGGCGTACGGCGATTGGGTTGCCGCCCACGCGCAGACGCATCTGCCGTTCGTGGCCGAGGTTGACGGCTCCGTGGTCGGTGCTGCCTGGCTGCATGTCGCGGAGCGGGTGCCCGGTAACGGCGTGCTCGATCGGCGCTACGGGGACGTCCAGTCCGTCGAGGTGCGCGAGGAGTTCCGTGGGCGTGGCATCGGTGGCGCGCTGATCGCCGCGATCCTGGCCGAGGCCCGCGCCCGTGACCTGCTGCACGTGACCGTGCACTCGGGCCGCCGGTCCGTCGACTTCTACCTGCGGGCCGGCTTCAGCCAGCACCGTCAGCTGCTGTTGTGGAAGCCCTAG
- a CDS encoding TerC family protein gives MEVTGWLWTVTLVGLGALVLFDLFLVSRRPHEPSLRECALWVTGYVALALLFAVFLWAHFDGDAAGQYVAGWLTEYSLSVDNLFVFVIIMARFRIERRYQQKVLLVGIILSLLLRGVFIALGAAAISRFTWVFYIFGGFLIYTAVKVFGYDSDEPEYSENLLVRWARRVLPMTGHFDAGRLFTRDHHGRRRFTPLIVVFVAIGTTDVIFALDSLPAIFGLTDQPYLIFTATVFAMMGLRQLYFLLGGLLDRLVYLSIGLGVVLGFIGVKLVLQALAENNLPFLNGGEPIGWAPHIGIGVSLTVIAGALALTAIASLIKVRLDERSRVSPGR, from the coding sequence GTGGAGGTAACCGGCTGGTTGTGGACGGTCACCCTCGTCGGACTCGGCGCTCTCGTGCTGTTCGACCTGTTCCTGGTCAGCCGCCGGCCACACGAGCCGTCCCTGCGGGAGTGTGCGCTCTGGGTCACCGGCTACGTCGCGCTCGCGCTGCTGTTCGCGGTCTTCCTGTGGGCGCACTTCGACGGTGACGCGGCCGGCCAGTACGTGGCCGGCTGGCTCACCGAGTACAGCCTGTCGGTCGACAACCTGTTCGTCTTCGTGATCATCATGGCGCGGTTCCGGATCGAGCGCCGCTACCAGCAGAAGGTGCTGCTCGTCGGGATCATCCTGTCGCTGCTGCTGCGCGGGGTGTTCATCGCCCTGGGCGCGGCCGCGATCAGCCGGTTCACCTGGGTGTTCTACATCTTCGGCGGGTTCCTGATCTACACCGCGGTCAAGGTCTTCGGCTACGACAGCGACGAGCCGGAGTACTCGGAGAACCTGCTGGTCCGCTGGGCCCGCCGGGTCCTGCCGATGACCGGCCACTTCGACGCCGGCCGGCTGTTCACCCGCGACCACCACGGCCGGCGCCGCTTCACCCCGCTGATCGTGGTCTTCGTCGCGATCGGCACCACCGACGTGATCTTCGCGCTCGACTCGTTGCCGGCGATCTTCGGGCTGACCGACCAGCCATATTTGATCTTCACCGCCACGGTCTTCGCCATGATGGGCCTGCGCCAGCTGTACTTCCTGCTCGGCGGCCTGCTCGACCGCCTGGTCTACCTGTCGATCGGGCTCGGCGTGGTGCTCGGCTTCATCGGCGTCAAACTGGTCCTGCAGGCCCTCGCCGAGAACAACCTGCCGTTCCTCAACGGCGGCGAGCCGATCGGCTGGGCGCCGCACATCGGCATCGGCGTGTCCCTGACCGTGATCGCCGGCGCGCTCGCCCTGACCGCGATCGCCTCCCTGATCAAGGTCCGCCTCGACGAGCGATCCAGGGTAAGCCCGGGTCGGTGA
- a CDS encoding TetR/AcrR family transcriptional regulator, whose product MARTPIPGTRDNILSAASDLFYRNGVRAVGMAQVIEAAGCGKGLLYRHFPSKADLAAAYLRLVRARRDASIAAALTTATDPAGQLIALVTEVADLVQSPDYRGCAFRNHLIEFPGEDDAPARVAKAYLRDTRAQVDTLVERLGQPAKAADRIWLLIGGLHGGDPAQAGTAVEWVTELVTDSRKSDH is encoded by the coding sequence ATGGCCCGCACCCCGATCCCCGGCACCCGGGACAACATCCTCAGCGCCGCGAGCGACCTGTTCTACCGCAACGGCGTCCGCGCCGTCGGGATGGCGCAGGTGATCGAGGCCGCCGGCTGCGGCAAGGGCCTGCTCTACCGGCACTTCCCCAGCAAGGCCGACCTGGCCGCGGCCTACCTGCGCCTGGTCCGCGCCCGTCGCGACGCGTCCATCGCCGCCGCCCTGACCACCGCCACCGACCCCGCCGGCCAGCTGATCGCCCTGGTCACCGAGGTCGCCGACCTGGTTCAGAGCCCCGACTACCGCGGCTGCGCGTTCCGCAACCATCTGATCGAGTTCCCCGGCGAGGACGACGCGCCGGCCCGGGTCGCCAAGGCCTATCTGCGCGACACCCGCGCCCAGGTCGACACCCTGGTCGAGCGGCTGGGCCAGCCGGCCAAGGCCGCCGACCGGATCTGGCTGCTGATCGGCGGCCTGCACGGCGGCGATCCCGCCCAGGCCGGCACCGCCGTGGAATGGGTCACCGAACTGGTCACCGACAGTCGGAAATCCGACCACTGA
- a CDS encoding acetyl-CoA C-acyltransferase: MRDAVIVDAVRTPVAKGKPSGAYAGVHPVDLHAHVLRALVSRVPGLDPAEIDDIIGGVVGQVGEQSGNTTRLAALAAGFPDSVPGVTVDRQCGSSQQALSFAAQGVISGAYDVVVASGVESMSRIPIGSQTLGLDVGGPLIGDRYPGGLIPQGVAAELIARKWGLSRLQLDEFALLSHQNASKAWAEGRFAAQVAALNTLQTDETVRAQASLDAMAALRPAFADPRWEQRFGTIDWKVTAGNSSPVNDGAAALLVTTSEHAARHGWRPRARIHTAVAVGDDPIYMLTGVIPATAKVLQRSGLSLSDIDAFEVNEAFSSVVLAWQAETGADPAKVNIDGGAIAIGHPLGASGARLTTTLLSTLERTGGRYGLQTMCEAGGTANATIIERL; this comes from the coding sequence ATGCGAGACGCAGTCATCGTCGACGCGGTGCGCACCCCGGTGGCCAAGGGCAAGCCGTCCGGCGCCTACGCCGGCGTGCACCCGGTCGACCTGCACGCCCACGTGCTGCGCGCCCTGGTCAGCCGGGTCCCCGGCCTCGACCCGGCCGAGATCGACGACATCATCGGCGGCGTCGTCGGCCAGGTGGGGGAGCAGTCCGGCAACACCACCCGGCTCGCCGCGCTCGCCGCCGGCTTCCCCGACTCGGTGCCCGGCGTCACCGTCGACCGCCAGTGCGGCAGCAGCCAGCAGGCGCTCAGCTTCGCCGCCCAGGGCGTGATCTCCGGAGCCTACGACGTGGTCGTCGCGTCCGGCGTCGAATCCATGTCGCGGATCCCGATCGGCAGCCAGACGCTCGGCCTGGACGTCGGCGGCCCGCTGATCGGCGACCGCTACCCCGGCGGCCTGATCCCGCAGGGCGTCGCCGCCGAGCTGATCGCCCGCAAGTGGGGCCTGTCGCGCCTGCAACTCGACGAGTTCGCCCTGCTCAGCCACCAGAACGCGAGCAAGGCGTGGGCCGAGGGCCGATTCGCGGCCCAGGTCGCCGCCCTCAACACCCTGCAAACCGACGAGACGGTACGGGCCCAGGCGAGCCTCGACGCGATGGCCGCCCTGCGCCCGGCGTTCGCCGACCCGCGCTGGGAGCAGCGCTTCGGCACGATCGACTGGAAGGTGACCGCCGGCAACTCCAGCCCGGTCAACGACGGCGCCGCCGCCCTGCTCGTCACCACCAGCGAGCACGCGGCCCGGCACGGCTGGCGCCCGCGCGCCCGGATCCACACCGCGGTCGCCGTCGGCGACGACCCGATCTACATGCTGACCGGCGTCATCCCGGCCACCGCCAAGGTCCTGCAGCGGTCCGGGCTGTCGCTGTCCGACATCGACGCGTTCGAGGTCAACGAGGCGTTCTCCTCGGTCGTGCTGGCCTGGCAGGCCGAGACCGGCGCCGACCCGGCGAAGGTCAACATCGACGGCGGGGCGATCGCGATCGGACACCCGCTCGGCGCGAGCGGCGCCCGGCTGACCACCACCCTGCTCAGCACGCTGGAGCGCACCGGCGGCCGCTACGGGCTGCAGACCATGTGCGAGGCCGGCGGCACCGCCAACGCCACGATCATCGAACGGCTGTGA